The Paenibacillus dendritiformis region GTTTCCATCCCTTGCCCTCCATTCTGATTACGGATAGAAAGCCTCACAGGGGTTTCATTGAGACGACTTCCTCTCACGCACTATCTCCTGATATATTTCATAGTCCGGGGAACTGCCCGATCGTGTGTGTCCCGGCTTTCCACGCGTTCCATTCATCAGGACCATCGGCTGCTTTTATTGTGATTCCGATACCTTTTCTTTCTTGGGCCAAATAAAATTGGAAATCGTAATAATCAGATCAATGCCCAATATGGCCGTCCACAGCCGCAGCACCCCGCTCAACGCCTCGGTCCGGGAGGCGTCATCGATGAGATAGATCAGCCCGAACAACAGCCCGGCGCCAATCAGATACGCCAGCACATGCCTGATCCAACTCTTCAAGTAATGCTTCGCATACTCGAGGCCATACCGCTTCAATGGCTTCGACCCTTGCTTGGCGACATAGTACCGGAATCGTTCATCCGCCCACGCAATCATGTCTTTGCCGAATGCGATCGAGACCCCGATATATACCGCAGCGACGGCATGCGCCGTTGTCGCCGTGGCTCCTCCGTATAAATCAATGCTCGTCGTAATTAAGAGGATCAGATCGATGACCGGAGTGAGAGCGAGCAGGATCAAGCCAAGCTTCTGTCTCTTGAGCACATAGCGTGCGAATAAGCCGAGCAGGATGACGACCCAGAAGCCGATCTCGCTGGCTACAATTGCCCATGCTACAAAATTCAATGCAACACATCCTTTTCAAATTTGATTGCCAGATCAATTCATTCCATCGCACTGCGCACTGGCAGCTCGCTTCATTAGAGACGCAAGGGCCAAATCCATATTATGGACGATGAATCCGGGAATGAATCCTTCGAAACATATTGAAGCCGGTTGCAATTGATGGCAACACCTCAGCCTCGCGATACAGATGAATCAATTTTATTTTTCACCATAACAGACAACCGCCCGAATATAAACAGCTCTCTCTCCGGCAGCGTCCGCGGATTCGATGGCCCGGTTCAGACAAAGCTCTCCTTGCTCCAGCCTGCCAAAGTCCAAATAGGAATGCCTTATGCGGCTCTTCCAGCTCTGCTCATATCGAAATATCTCCGTATACAGGCTGCTCCGCCGGCAAATGATCCTTGCCTTGCTCATACATCGAGCGAGCGGCCGGTAAGGTCACGTTCAAGCGCTCCCACATTCAGCCCCCCCTGCCTCGCTGCGTTAGAATCGCTTCTTCCGCTCCTCGGTCAATGCCAATAACTCGGTGAACATGTTCTGCCCTTCGCCCTTCTCTTTCTTGGCTCTTGCCTGAAGCTTCTCCTTGCTGCCCCAGATCATCGCCACGGCATGCTCCGCCTCATACGGCTCAAGCTGCTGCATATATGCCGTTAGAGCCCGCATATTGGCGTCTTGCTCGAATTCGGGCCGATACTTGGCAAGCTTGCTTTCATTGCATCGCAGGATGCACGCGGCAGCAGTTGGGATCGTCGTCGCATCGATGCCATATTGCTTGATAAATGCCGCTGTGAACGACTCCTGCACGGATTGGTGCTCTTGATCGACGAGACTCATATACGCTTCGACAAGCGGAAAGTGTTGCTTGCCGGCCAGCCCCAAGCCGAATACGGCATACGTGCCGGGCATGCAGTTCTTCTCCCCTTCCGTATCCTCATACCATTCGTGCTCGACCATGGCCAAGCGCGCATACGCTTCGAGCCTTGGATGCAGTTCGCTGTATTCCAGCGCATTCGCGAAGAAGCGGTGCGTCTGTGATTTGGCCAATCCCGGCACGGTCAGCGCCTGCTTCGCCTTCGATTTCAGCTTGATTTGATAGCTTGCGGGGAAGCCCTTGTTCAGCAGATTGGCGATAAAATCGATGGCTGCCGCGTAGCTGTCCGCACATTCGTCCTTGATATGAATCGTGATTGTAGCGAAGACGTCATTCGCCCGGCATTCCACCCGTTCATCCTTATACGCGACAACGGCGGGTTCAAGCGTTCCGCTTCCTTCCTTCAAGATCTTGTCCACTTTGGCATTGCCAAGCTCCTTCAGCCGCTCCAGCAATTCAAGACCAGCGCTTCTGCTATAATTCGGCTCGTGCTTCAAGATCAGGATGGCCGTATGCAGCGCCAGCTCCATATGCTGCGGATCGATGGCGGACAGATCGATTCCGTCCTTTTTCGTGTAGACGGGGAGCCCCCAACTCTCCTTGGTCACATCGTAATAGAGCGGCAGGAACTCGGTCTCGGCCCACCTCCGCAAAGCACGTATGAACGTGGCGCGATGCTCCTCCAGCTTGTCCTTGTTGTTCTTGTTCAGCTCCAGCACCCTATCGTAAATATGTACTATGCTCTGTGCGTCCATCTCGGGAAATAATCCGGGGTCCACCACATGCTTGGACAGGAAAAAGCTCTCCAGCCGGTCCGTCGGATAAACGCCGGCTTCCAGCTTGCTCTGGATATAGTCGGCGATCCGCTCCAGCAGCAATGCTCTCTTTTCCTCATGAATATAGTCTACAGCCGTAACGGCCAACGCCTCGTTACCCATAACGAACTTGCCGGCAACCGTGAAGCGATAATCGAGCAGCGGGCTGGCATCATAGGATCGAATCCGTCTTAGCAGGCGTTCTTCCAGCAGCGGCAGCAATTCATTGGTGATCCGTTCGTTCGTGAGCGGCTCCTCCGGCTTGGCGCCCTGGCGTTGGAACTCCGGCGAACCGAAATCGTCTTTATGGGAAAATACTTTGATTTTTCCATTTATGTACTCGAAGCGGGCATAATTATGGATGCCAATTTGCAAGCTTGTGCGGCGCACAATCGAGTCAGCATCTTTCTTCTCGATCTGGTCGAACCATTCGTTCATCACATCGGCGATTTCCTCCGCCAGTGTCGCCATTATCGTTTGTTGTTCCATTTTTGGTTATTGTCACCGCCATTTAAGAAATTGGGAATGTGTTTATTATAGGTTCTCGGAACCGAAGGGTCAGCGGACTTTTGTCCTATTTGAAAAGATGTTCATGGGAATATTATTCCTGTGCAGCCGAACCAACATCGATCAATTGTCTACGCAAAAGCCATCATCAATTCGGCATTCAGGAACAGGAGAAGCCAAAAGGAGCGCATCGCGGAACCCCATCCGGAATTCGTTTACGCGACGCGCTCCTGCTGTTGCCTTAATCCAGCGTAGTCACCTGTTCCCTCGGTCATCCGGCCGACCCGCCCAGTCCCGCACTTTGTCTGCGCAATGCTCAACCGCAACCGTCTCGGCTTCTTCGCTCGCCCGCTCCTTCCACTCGACCATGCCTTCGGCTATCGATTGGCCAATGACGATGCGCAGCGGCATGCCGAGCAGATCCGCATCGGCCAGCTTCACGCCGACTCGCTCATCACGGTCGTCGAGCAGCACGAAGATGCCGGCCTGCTGCAGCTGAGCGTACAGCCGCTCTGCGGCCTGCCGCTGCGCCTCATTCTTCCACGCCACCGGAATAAGGTGGACCTGGAACGGCGCGATGGCCTGCGGCCAGATGATGCCGCGCTCATCATGGTGCTGCTCGACGATCGCCGCCAGCAGGCGCGAGACCCCGATGCCGTAGCAGCCCATGAGCAGCGGCTGCTCGCGGCCGTTCGGGTCGAGCACCGTGGCGCCGAGCGCGGCACTGTACTTCGTGCCGAGCTTGAACACGTGGCCGACCTCGATGCCGCGATGGAACTGCAGGCGGCCGTCCCCGCAATGCGGGCAGGCTTCGCCTTCGATGACGTTGCGGTAATCGCCGACCGTGTCGAGCGGGATATCGCGGCCGGGCACGACATGCTTCACGTGAACGTCCGCGGCATTCCCACCCGCGATGCCTTCGCTCATCGCGGCGACGTCCCGGTCGACGAGCAGCCGCACCTCCGGCCGCAGCCCGATCGGGCCGGCGAAGCCGGTCGGCGCCCCCGTCACGGCGGCGACTGTCTCCTCGTTCGCCAATTCAAGCGCTTCCGCTCCAAGGCAGTTCTTCACCTTGACCTCGTTCACTTCATGGTCACCGCGGACGAGCACGGCGATTGGCGCACCGTCGGCCGTATAGATAAGCGTCTTGATGATTGCGGACGGATCCAGCTTCAAGCCGGAGGCCAAATCCTCGATCGTCCGCATCCCCGGCGTAGGGAAGCGTTCCGGCGCAGGACGATTCCCGTCCTTGCCGGCTCCTTGCCCGCCGCCGTCTCCATTCCTGGCGGGGCCTCCGCTCTCCGCCCGCTCCAGATTGGCCGCATAATCGCATGCCGTGCAGGATACGACCGTGTCTTCACCGACATCGGCCAGCACCGTGAACTCATGCGTGGCCCCATCCCCGCCGATGGCCCCCGCATCCGCCTCGATGGCGCGATAGCGCACGCCCAATCGCCGCATCATGCGATGATAGGCCGTGAACATGGCGCGGTAGCTGGCGTCCAGTCCTTCCGCATCGATATCGAACGAATAGGCATCCTTCATTAGGAACTCGCGCCCGCGCAGCAGGCCGAAGCGCGGACGCCGCTCATCGCGGTATTTCGTCTGAATCTGATACACCGTAAGCGGCACACGCTTGTAGGACTTCACTTCATCCCGGATCAGCGCCGTAATGGCTTCTTCATGCGTCGGGCCGAGCGCGAATTCCCGCCCATGGCGATCCTGCAGGCGGATCAGCTCAGGTCCGTACACGCTGTACCGTCCCGATTGCTTCCACAGCTCGGCAGGGAGCAGCGCCGGGAGATGAAGCTCCTGGGCTCCGGCCCGGTCCATTTCTTCCCGAATGATGCTCTCCAGCTGGCGCATCACCCTCCAGCCGAGGGGCAGATACGAATAAACGCCCGACGCCAGCGGCCGGATGTATCCTGCCCGCACGAGCATCTGGTGGCTTGCCGCCTCCGCATCCGCCGGAGCCTGCCGCAGTGTTGGAGACAATAATTGAGTTTGACGCATAATGCCATAACCTCCCTTTTCGACAAAAAAAGCATGCCCTGCATCTTCGACCAAGCACTGGAGAACGCCATTGCTGTGCCTAGCCGTTACTTCCGCACCTCAGAACGCTGACGCCATCCGGCATGCGGAATGCACTCCGCTTCGCCGTTCCGCAGGCGGGCCCGGAAATATGCAAAAACGCACCCGCCCCCGAAGGGACGAATGCGTCGTGGTACCACCCTAATTCGAACGCGCCTGCCGGAGCGGGCATTCCTCTTCTACGCATAACGGCGTAACCCGGCGGCGCCGGCCGCTTGCCGGAGTCCGCAGCTGCAAAGGAGGAAGCGACCACCTGCAAAAGGAGCCTTCCAGCCCGTGGGCCCCCTCTCTGTGCATGCGTTCCGTGGCGCTCATGTCTTTGGTCTTTGCTTTTTCTGCTTTTCCTGTCTTCTGCATTGGATTTCTCCTGACCATACCGCGATTTCCCGCGAAAGTCAAGAGTGAGCGGGAGTACCGCCGCATGACGTGGGCCCCCGCCCGCTGTCATTTCTCTGCGCTGACGCCATGCCGCCTCTTCATCATCCTTCTCCCCGCGTACCAGCTGTATCCGAGCGGCAGCAGGCTGGCAGCCCCGATCCAAGCGCCGAGACCGAAGATGTTCAGGTAAGCCTCGATCGGCTTGGCGGGATCGCCGTCGTCCATCAGCCCCAATCCCAGCGCGGCGCCCAGCACCAAGCCCACATTGCGCGTCAAAGCAATCATGCTGCCGATCGAGCCTGCGTCGTCCTTCATGGCATAGCTCATAATAAAGCTGTTGTTCGGCGAGGCGATCAACCCCATCCCCGCACCGATCAACGCCAGCGTGCAGATGATTCCCCACAGCGGCAGCTCCCCGAAGGACCCGGTGAACAGCATAAACCCGCCTGCCATGGCGCACAGCCCAAGACACATCAAGCGCCGTGAGCCTATCCGATCCGAGAGATGCCCCGCGATTGGACCGATAACAGCCAAGAGGAGCGGATACGCCAGCATGACATAGCCGATATCCGCCGCAGATACTGCCGTTGTCTCGGAGATATAGAACGGCATGAGGACCAACGCGATATTGGCCAGCAGGAACGATGCGCAGCTGATAAGCAGGCCGCAGGCCACGGCTGGAATGCGGAAGGCCGCGAGCGGCAGAAAAGGCTCTTCTTGCCGGGACTGCCACAGCCAGCTCAACGGCCAGACGATCAGCAATACAACGTAGAGCATGAGCATGCTCGGGGAGCCCCAACCTAAGGCGCCGCCGTTCACAATGACGTAGATTCCACTACCGATGCCGCCCATGAACAGGATGGCTCCGACGAGGTCCAATGAGGAGTTCCTCTTCTCCTCCTTCTGGTCCGCAGGGATAAAGCGCACCGCCAGCCCGGTCGCCAATAGCGCCACAGGCACATGAATCAGGAACGCCCACTGCCAGCTAAGCCAGGCCGCGGTGAAGCTGCCGGCCACCGGTCCCGCCATGCCGCCCAGGGCAACGGCCGTGCTCACGAACCCGAGAGCCCGCCCTCTGTGCGCTCCCGGCATATGGAACGTGATGAGCGCCATATTTGTCGCCTGGAACATCGCCGCGCCTGTCGCTTGCACAATGCGCATCGCGAGGAGGACGGCGAGGTTGGGCGAGAGCGCGACCAGGACAGAGCTGATCGTGAACAGGGCAATGCCCCAGTTATGAATGCGGCGATGCCCCCAACGGTCGCCTAACTTGCCCATCAAGGGAAGAAGCGACGTAATGGCAAGCAGATACCCCGTCGTCATCCATTGCACGGTCCCGATATCCGACTGGAACACGGTGATGAACCGGGGAAGCGATACGTTAACGACCCCGGCGGTAAAATGAGACAGGAAAGCGCTGAGGCAAATGGCCGTCATCATCCACGCCCGCTGCTTGCCAGTTGTTCCGGGCACGCCGTGTGCGGAAGCACTCAACAGGCTTCCCTCCCTTCCGGCGGAAGAACAGATCGCCGGATATAGAACGTGATTTCCGGTCCCAGCTCCTTCAGCATGCTTCCCATCTCGGTCAACTGCTCGATATGATAGACTCCGCTCGGGCAGAACGAATCAACCAGCATCGAGGCAGCCGCAGCCGCGACCTTGGCCGTAACGGCGGATTGATCCCTGCCGTG contains the following coding sequences:
- a CDS encoding DUF6138 family protein — protein: MEQQTIMATLAEEIADVMNEWFDQIEKKDADSIVRRTSLQIGIHNYARFEYINGKIKVFSHKDDFGSPEFQRQGAKPEEPLTNERITNELLPLLEERLLRRIRSYDASPLLDYRFTVAGKFVMGNEALAVTAVDYIHEEKRALLLERIADYIQSKLEAGVYPTDRLESFFLSKHVVDPGLFPEMDAQSIVHIYDRVLELNKNNKDKLEEHRATFIRALRRWAETEFLPLYYDVTKESWGLPVYTKKDGIDLSAIDPQHMELALHTAILILKHEPNYSRSAGLELLERLKELGNAKVDKILKEGSGTLEPAVVAYKDERVECRANDVFATITIHIKDECADSYAAAIDFIANLLNKGFPASYQIKLKSKAKQALTVPGLAKSQTHRFFANALEYSELHPRLEAYARLAMVEHEWYEDTEGEKNCMPGTYAVFGLGLAGKQHFPLVEAYMSLVDQEHQSVQESFTAAFIKQYGIDATTIPTAAACILRCNESKLAKYRPEFEQDANMRALTAYMQQLEPYEAEHAVAMIWGSKEKLQARAKKEKGEGQNMFTELLALTEERKKRF
- a CDS encoding proline--tRNA ligase, whose amino-acid sequence is MRQTQLLSPTLRQAPADAEAASHQMLVRAGYIRPLASGVYSYLPLGWRVMRQLESIIREEMDRAGAQELHLPALLPAELWKQSGRYSVYGPELIRLQDRHGREFALGPTHEEAITALIRDEVKSYKRVPLTVYQIQTKYRDERRPRFGLLRGREFLMKDAYSFDIDAEGLDASYRAMFTAYHRMMRRLGVRYRAIEADAGAIGGDGATHEFTVLADVGEDTVVSCTACDYAANLERAESGGPARNGDGGGQGAGKDGNRPAPERFPTPGMRTIEDLASGLKLDPSAIIKTLIYTADGAPIAVLVRGDHEVNEVKVKNCLGAEALELANEETVAAVTGAPTGFAGPIGLRPEVRLLVDRDVAAMSEGIAGGNAADVHVKHVVPGRDIPLDTVGDYRNVIEGEACPHCGDGRLQFHRGIEVGHVFKLGTKYSAALGATVLDPNGREQPLLMGCYGIGVSRLLAAIVEQHHDERGIIWPQAIAPFQVHLIPVAWKNEAQRQAAERLYAQLQQAGIFVLLDDRDERVGVKLADADLLGMPLRIVIGQSIAEGMVEWKERASEEAETVAVEHCADKVRDWAGRPDDRGNR
- a CDS encoding MFS transporter, translating into MSASAHGVPGTTGKQRAWMMTAICLSAFLSHFTAGVVNVSLPRFITVFQSDIGTVQWMTTGYLLAITSLLPLMGKLGDRWGHRRIHNWGIALFTISSVLVALSPNLAVLLAMRIVQATGAAMFQATNMALITFHMPGAHRGRALGFVSTAVALGGMAGPVAGSFTAAWLSWQWAFLIHVPVALLATGLAVRFIPADQKEEKRNSSLDLVGAILFMGGIGSGIYVIVNGGALGWGSPSMLMLYVVLLIVWPLSWLWQSRQEEPFLPLAAFRIPAVACGLLISCASFLLANIALVLMPFYISETTAVSAADIGYVMLAYPLLLAVIGPIAGHLSDRIGSRRLMCLGLCAMAGGFMLFTGSFGELPLWGIICTLALIGAGMGLIASPNNSFIMSYAMKDDAGSIGSMIALTRNVGLVLGAALGLGLMDDGDPAKPIEAYLNIFGLGAWIGAASLLPLGYSWYAGRRMMKRRHGVSAEK